A window from Elusimicrobiota bacterium encodes these proteins:
- a CDS encoding gliding motility-associated C-terminal domain-containing protein, with protein MYATLWRQILLPFLAASLGFGGTMTPKGFSFSSSGLSNRILTPNGDSLNDVVIFTFSNPRDSQVTGRIYDIQGKYVADLQTGPTAGTTLKWDGKVGGSSVPGGIYVYVIEAESAVYSGTVVVVK; from the coding sequence ATGTACGCGACCCTCTGGCGCCAGATCCTCCTCCCCTTCCTCGCGGCCTCGCTCGGCTTCGGCGGGACGATGACGCCCAAGGGCTTCTCCTTCTCCTCCTCCGGTCTCTCCAACCGCATCCTCACGCCCAACGGGGACAGCCTCAACGACGTCGTCATCTTCACCTTCTCCAACCCGCGCGACTCCCAGGTCACCGGCCGCATCTACGACATCCAGGGGAAGTACGTCGCCGATCTGCAGACCGGCCCCACCGCCGGCACGACGCTCAAGTGGGACGGCAAGGTCGGCGGAAGCTCCGTCCCCGGCGGCATCTACGTCTACGTCATCGAGGCGGAATCCGCGGTCTATTCCGGAACCGTCGTGGTGGTGAAATGA
- a CDS encoding type IX secretion system membrane protein PorP/SprF: protein MKALRFAVLGALLAFPATGARAAFDNLGAGARAPGMGNAFTAVADDLYAVYYNPSGLAQVERPQLSAAYSRLHVGLSDGSDLGVSQLTYAHPLKRGRWGTMAGALQRFTLDDLYAEQSLYISWGRRILRRDNGSTLLGGLNFKQLSRSFKAMPESTNAIGDTGAATGQPDPVLSGSTGKSCYDADIGFLYRFPHRWQFGLMAEHVMGPDVGFKAPDKLPMNLRFGAAYKSLWMNLTGEIRMEKSAAGSTDRDIVLGGERYFPSLDRGQFGIRGSLGFGARQWKQMTMGFSYRINKIQADYAFLMPLGGIKGTMGTHRMAMTFHFGAPTAEEEISQDLLNQAKRMQSGQGGRYGYEFLDAQRPRSIDDPQLAAVKRLIETGFFRKAHQALLDMAKDGVPDESLVRLSNRLELVASYWPEYAEARETWEKVLFSGLQSFVRGRDRQALLQCSYAYSLVPSNTKLDNFLGRLEEGVGMKAERLPAGNPRGFIEELHYRVEAANSRGEHEKVLDLLKDILMLTPENVTAVERTGSTYFVLGRYREAIEAWNRALPMEYDPKERQSLLEYIDRARAQLGMPQAPRPVERPAAAPQPAPAPAAGAARQEEPQTPRAQARRADPQEIERLYQRGVEHYARGEYLQATAMFMRILQSDPENAQARKALERIQRR, encoded by the coding sequence ATGAAGGCCCTGCGCTTCGCCGTCCTCGGCGCCCTCCTCGCCTTCCCGGCGACGGGCGCCCGCGCGGCCTTCGACAACCTCGGCGCCGGCGCGCGCGCCCCCGGCATGGGCAACGCCTTCACCGCCGTGGCCGACGACCTCTACGCGGTCTACTACAACCCCTCGGGCCTCGCCCAGGTCGAGCGGCCCCAGCTCTCGGCCGCCTACTCCCGCCTGCACGTCGGGCTCTCCGACGGTTCCGACCTCGGCGTCTCCCAGCTCACCTACGCGCACCCCCTCAAGCGCGGCCGCTGGGGCACGATGGCCGGCGCGCTGCAGCGCTTCACCCTCGACGACCTCTACGCCGAGCAGAGCCTCTACATCTCCTGGGGCCGCCGCATCCTTCGCCGCGACAACGGCTCGACCCTCCTCGGCGGCCTCAACTTCAAGCAGCTCTCGCGCTCGTTCAAGGCCATGCCCGAGTCGACCAACGCCATCGGCGACACCGGCGCGGCGACCGGTCAGCCCGACCCCGTGCTCTCCGGCAGCACCGGGAAGAGCTGCTACGACGCCGACATCGGCTTCCTGTACCGCTTCCCCCACCGCTGGCAGTTCGGCCTCATGGCCGAGCACGTCATGGGCCCCGACGTCGGCTTCAAGGCCCCCGACAAGCTCCCCATGAACCTCCGCTTCGGCGCCGCCTACAAGAGCCTCTGGATGAACCTCACCGGCGAGATCCGCATGGAGAAGTCGGCGGCCGGCAGCACCGACCGCGACATCGTCCTCGGCGGCGAGCGCTACTTCCCCTCCCTCGACCGCGGCCAGTTCGGCATCCGCGGAAGCCTCGGCTTCGGCGCCCGCCAGTGGAAGCAGATGACGATGGGCTTCTCCTACCGCATCAACAAGATCCAGGCCGACTACGCCTTCCTGATGCCGCTGGGCGGGATCAAGGGCACCATGGGCACGCACCGCATGGCGATGACCTTCCACTTCGGCGCCCCCACCGCCGAGGAGGAGATCTCCCAGGACCTCCTCAACCAGGCCAAGCGCATGCAGTCGGGCCAGGGCGGCCGCTACGGCTACGAGTTCCTCGACGCCCAGCGCCCGCGCTCCATCGACGACCCGCAGCTCGCCGCGGTCAAGCGGCTCATCGAGACCGGCTTCTTCCGCAAGGCCCACCAGGCGCTCCTCGACATGGCGAAGGACGGCGTGCCCGACGAGTCCCTCGTGCGTCTCTCCAACCGCCTCGAGCTCGTCGCCTCCTACTGGCCCGAGTACGCGGAGGCGCGCGAGACCTGGGAGAAGGTGCTCTTCTCCGGCCTGCAGAGCTTCGTGCGCGGCCGCGACCGCCAGGCCCTGCTCCAGTGCTCCTACGCGTACAGCCTCGTGCCCTCGAACACGAAGCTCGACAACTTCCTCGGCCGCCTCGAGGAGGGCGTCGGCATGAAGGCCGAGCGCCTGCCGGCCGGCAACCCGCGCGGCTTCATCGAGGAGCTGCACTACCGCGTGGAGGCGGCGAACTCCCGCGGCGAGCACGAGAAGGTCCTGGACCTCCTCAAGGACATCCTCATGCTGACCCCGGAGAACGTCACCGCCGTCGAGCGCACCGGCTCGACCTACTTCGTGCTCGGCCGCTACCGCGAGGCCATCGAGGCCTGGAACCGCGCCCTGCCCATGGAGTACGACCCGAAGGAGCGCCAGTCGCTGCTCGAGTACATCGACCGCGCCCGCGCCCAGCTCGGGATGCCGCAGGCCCCCCGCCCCGTCGAGCGCCCGGCGGCCGCCCCGCAGCCGGCCCCCGCGCCCGCCGCGGGCGCGGCGCGGCAGGAGGAGCCGCAGACCCCCCGCGCGCAGGCCCGCCGCGCCGACCCGCAGGAGATCGAGCGCCTCTACCAGCGCGGCGTCGAGCACTACGCCCGCGGCGAATACCTGCAGGCCACGGCGATGTTCATGCGCATCCTCCAGAGCGACCCGGAGAACGCTCAGGCGCGCAAGGCCCTCGAGCGCATCCAGCGCAGATAA
- a CDS encoding HAMP domain-containing sensor histidine kinase, with protein sequence MSIRVKLSLVLAAGMAAAILSSAAVFVQLQKTALRSSEAEKVRLLMESVARMGNESLLAKDPLMLLDYLAFLRKERPEVHRARVRMEGRWQEVGAPQDANPAGGVRTETLSVAPPGDPSKAVEIEVHFSAAVLAERERQAYRSMLENIGRAATVVLLVSILLCIPLSLTLTRRIVSIEAALAAIGEGKLGQRVVERGSDEISRLARSVNRMSDKLKELEDLKRTFVASVTHELRSPLGAIQSLIKPLLAAPDRLRPEDRPSIERVQKNAARLEHFVTNLLEMSRIERGKLDFLPRPSDVGQIVEDTAAFFAPRAAEAGLTIEAQVEPGLPTLRVDPDLVAQVVTNLVSNAIKFTRKGGKVRVEARRSAEGIECSVRDNGVGIPPEALKRIFQPFERVHNPLRATGAGLGLAISKSIVEMHGGSMAVESKVGEGSRFSFTLRPVPPGKAAPTPETPK encoded by the coding sequence ATGAGCATCCGGGTAAAGTTGTCGCTCGTCCTGGCGGCCGGCATGGCCGCCGCCATCCTGAGCTCCGCCGCCGTCTTCGTCCAGCTCCAGAAGACCGCCCTGCGCTCCTCCGAGGCCGAGAAGGTGCGTCTCCTCATGGAGAGCGTCGCGCGCATGGGCAACGAATCCCTGCTGGCGAAAGACCCCCTGATGCTCCTCGACTACCTCGCTTTCCTGCGCAAGGAGCGTCCGGAGGTGCATCGCGCCCGGGTGCGCATGGAGGGCCGCTGGCAGGAGGTCGGCGCTCCGCAGGACGCGAACCCGGCCGGAGGCGTCCGCACCGAGACCCTTTCCGTGGCCCCCCCCGGAGACCCCTCGAAGGCCGTCGAGATCGAGGTCCACTTCTCCGCCGCGGTGCTCGCCGAACGCGAGCGCCAGGCCTACCGGTCGATGCTCGAGAACATCGGCCGCGCGGCGACGGTCGTGCTGCTCGTCTCCATCCTCCTCTGCATCCCGCTGAGCCTCACCCTCACCCGCCGCATCGTCTCCATCGAGGCGGCCCTGGCCGCCATCGGAGAAGGGAAGCTCGGCCAGCGCGTCGTCGAACGCGGCTCCGACGAGATCTCGCGCCTGGCCCGCAGCGTCAACCGCATGTCGGACAAGCTCAAGGAGCTCGAGGACCTCAAACGGACCTTCGTCGCCTCCGTCACGCACGAGCTCCGCTCGCCGCTGGGCGCCATCCAGAGCCTCATCAAGCCCCTGCTGGCCGCCCCCGACCGCCTGAGGCCCGAGGACCGCCCGAGCATCGAGCGGGTGCAGAAGAACGCCGCGCGCCTCGAGCACTTCGTCACCAACCTGCTCGAGATGTCCCGCATCGAGCGCGGCAAGCTCGACTTCCTGCCCCGGCCTTCCGACGTCGGCCAGATCGTCGAAGACACCGCCGCCTTCTTCGCGCCGCGCGCCGCCGAGGCCGGCCTCACCATCGAGGCGCAGGTGGAGCCGGGCCTGCCGACGCTGCGCGTGGACCCCGACCTCGTCGCGCAGGTCGTCACGAACCTCGTCTCCAACGCCATCAAGTTCACCCGCAAGGGTGGGAAGGTGCGCGTCGAGGCCCGCCGCAGCGCGGAGGGCATCGAGTGCTCGGTCCGCGACAACGGGGTCGGCATCCCCCCGGAAGCCCTCAAGCGCATCTTCCAGCCCTTCGAGCGCGTCCACAACCCCCTGAGGGCCACCGGCGCCGGCCTGGGCCTGGCCATCTCCAAGTCCATCGTCGAGATGCACGGCGGGAGCATGGCCGTGGAATCCAAGGTCGGCGAAGGCTCGCGCTTCTCCTTCACGCTCCGTCCGGTGCCTCCGGGAAAAGCCGCCCCGACCCCGGAAACGCCGAAATAA